From one Parabacteroides sp. FAFU027 genomic stretch:
- the ribD gene encoding bifunctional diaminohydroxyphosphoribosylaminopyrimidine deaminase/5-amino-6-(5-phosphoribosylamino)uracil reductase RibD translates to MQIEEKYMKRCLQLAANAVATAAPNPMVGAVIVHNGKVIGEGYHTLCGCAHAEVEAVRSVKNEELLKESTMYVSLEPCSHFGKTPPCAKLIIEKKIPRVIIGTYDPFPAVSGRGVKMLQDAGVVVHVGVLEDECRELNKAFFCFLEKKRPYIVLKWAQTRDAFIDKKRCEQDAVCPTPISNELTRMHVHKLRSEVQSILVGTNTAINDNPSLTVRFWTGNHPVRLVLDRQLRIPSDYHLFDGKILTVVFTEKEHPSKSGCEYVRIDFEKEMLQQIIQSLYDRKIQSVLVEGGRQLLQAFINANLWDEAQVEVADIRFGEGVYAPSICGAADYTEKVLTSEMMYFRNKW, encoded by the coding sequence ATGCAAATCGAAGAAAAATATATGAAACGTTGCCTTCAACTGGCTGCAAATGCCGTGGCAACGGCCGCACCAAACCCTATGGTGGGAGCAGTTATTGTTCATAATGGAAAAGTCATCGGTGAAGGTTATCATACTCTTTGTGGTTGTGCCCATGCCGAAGTGGAAGCTGTTCGTAGTGTGAAAAATGAAGAGTTGCTGAAAGAATCGACCATGTATGTAAGTCTGGAGCCCTGCTCACATTTTGGGAAAACTCCACCTTGTGCTAAGTTGATTATTGAGAAAAAAATTCCACGGGTTATTATTGGTACTTATGATCCGTTTCCGGCAGTTTCAGGACGGGGTGTAAAGATGCTTCAGGATGCAGGCGTCGTAGTGCATGTCGGTGTGTTAGAAGACGAATGCCGAGAATTGAATAAAGCTTTCTTCTGCTTTCTTGAGAAAAAACGCCCTTACATTGTTTTGAAATGGGCGCAAACCCGCGATGCTTTTATTGATAAAAAAAGATGCGAGCAGGATGCCGTATGTCCGACTCCGATATCGAACGAGTTGACGCGAATGCACGTACATAAATTACGTTCTGAGGTGCAGTCGATCCTTGTCGGAACCAATACGGCGATTAATGATAATCCATCGCTTACGGTTCGTTTCTGGACCGGAAACCATCCTGTGAGACTGGTCCTTGATCGTCAACTCCGGATTCCATCCGATTATCATTTATTTGATGGTAAGATTTTGACCGTTGTATTTACAGAAAAAGAGCATCCATCGAAGTCCGGTTGTGAATATGTAAGGATAGACTTTGAAAAAGAGATGTTACAGCAGATTATTCAGTCGCTTTATGACCGCAAGATACAATCGGTGTTGGTGGAAGGCGGCCGGCAATTGCTACAGGCATTTATCAATGCCAATCTGTGGGATGAGGCTCAGGTGGAGGTGGCGGATATTCGCTTTGGAGAAGGGGTTTATGCGCCCTCAATCTGTGGGGCAGCCGATTATACAGAGAAAGTCCTGACTTCGGAAATGATGTATTTCAGAAATAAATGGTAA
- the prmC gene encoding peptide chain release factor N(5)-glutamine methyltransferase: MKQIFEQARILLHDIYPEKEIEALVKQLLQKVCNQSRTNILIYKNRDLLLENREDVMQMLSRLKTGEPIQYILGETEFYGSMFKVAPGVLIPRPETEELVELIIRENKAAGLAVLDIGTGSGCIAISLAKNMNQASVEAWDISEDALAIASGNNQLSRTNVTFRQVDVLNLTVEQMSAKFDIIVSNPPYVCEEEAEAMHVNVMEFEPHIALFVPDKNPLLFYRKIAESGLSLLNPRGKIYFEINERFGSMTANMLAELSYSNAEVIKDIFGKDRIVMAQINLPAHQ, translated from the coding sequence ATGAAACAGATTTTCGAACAAGCCCGCATTTTACTACACGATATTTATCCTGAAAAAGAGATTGAAGCATTGGTCAAACAACTTCTGCAGAAGGTATGCAACCAAAGCCGCACCAATATTCTGATATACAAAAATAGGGATTTATTGTTGGAAAATAGAGAGGATGTAATGCAAATGCTAAGCCGCCTCAAAACCGGAGAACCCATCCAATACATTCTGGGAGAAACGGAGTTTTATGGTTCTATGTTTAAAGTAGCCCCCGGAGTATTGATTCCTCGTCCTGAAACAGAAGAACTTGTCGAGCTTATTATCCGGGAAAATAAGGCCGCAGGGCTTGCTGTTCTGGATATTGGCACCGGTAGCGGCTGCATTGCGATTTCCCTGGCAAAGAATATGAACCAGGCAAGTGTAGAAGCCTGGGATATTTCCGAAGATGCTTTAGCCATTGCATCAGGGAATAACCAATTAAGCAGAACCAACGTTACATTCCGCCAGGTAGATGTACTCAATCTGACCGTTGAGCAGATGTCTGCAAAATTCGACATCATTGTCAGTAATCCTCCTTATGTTTGCGAAGAAGAAGCTGAAGCCATGCACGTCAATGTGATGGAGTTTGAACCCCACATAGCGCTTTTTGTACCCGATAAAAATCCGCTTTTATTTTACAGGAAAATTGCAGAGTCAGGTCTTTCCCTGTTGAATCCGAGAGGAAAAATATACTTTGAAATAAATGAGCGTTTCGGATCAATGACGGCCAATATGTTAGCGGAACTGAGTTATTCAAATGCAGAAGTCATCAAAGATATCTTCGGGAAAGACCGAATCGTGATGGCTCAGATTAATCTGCCGGCTCATCAATGA
- a CDS encoding RrF2 family transcriptional regulator, which translates to MKFNTRIRYGIRTMLEISMGDSGQGVLQKDIARNQLISVKYLDAIIHALKKANLICNVKGKKSGYILTRPPQEITMMDVYQAFDDEICVVDCCAKDFDCKNDAICDVKLFWGNLNDMIADYFHSFTLQDFLDKREARASIIDEPAD; encoded by the coding sequence ATGAAGTTTAATACACGTATCCGTTACGGTATCCGGACAATGTTGGAGATATCGATGGGTGATTCTGGGCAAGGAGTATTACAAAAGGATATTGCCAGAAACCAGCTTATTTCTGTGAAATATCTGGATGCTATTATCCATGCTTTGAAAAAAGCTAACCTGATTTGCAATGTTAAAGGAAAGAAGAGTGGGTATATCCTGACCCGGCCTCCGCAGGAAATTACGATGATGGATGTCTATCAAGCTTTTGATGATGAAATTTGCGTTGTAGATTGTTGTGCAAAGGATTTCGACTGCAAGAATGACGCGATCTGTGATGTGAAGCTCTTCTGGGGAAATCTGAATGATATGATTGCCGATTATTTTCACTCATTTACTCTTCAGGATTTTCTTGATAAGAGAGAGGCAAGGGCTTCAATCATTGATGAGCCGGCAGATTAA
- a CDS encoding RNA polymerase sigma factor RpoD/SigA — protein MRQLKITKSITNRESASLDKYLQEIGREDLITVEEEVELAQRIKKGDRVALEKLTRANLRFVVSVAKQYQNQGLSLPDLINEGNLGLIKAAEKFDETRGFKFISYAVWWIRQSILQALAEQSRIVRLPLNQVGSLNKISKAFSKFEQENERKPSPEELADELDIPVDKISDTMKVSGRHISVDAPFVEGEDNSLLDVLVNDDSPIADRSLINESLAKEIDRALSTLTERESDIIKMFFGIGMQEMTLEEIGDKFGLTRERVRQIKEKAIRRLRQSSRSKLLKGYLG, from the coding sequence ATGAGACAGCTTAAGATCACAAAGTCAATTACGAACAGGGAAAGTGCCTCTTTGGATAAATATCTCCAGGAGATTGGACGCGAAGACCTGATTACTGTAGAAGAAGAGGTAGAACTTGCTCAACGCATCAAAAAAGGCGACCGCGTCGCTTTGGAAAAGTTGACACGGGCAAACCTTCGCTTTGTAGTATCTGTAGCAAAACAGTATCAAAATCAGGGGTTAAGTTTGCCAGACTTGATTAATGAAGGTAACTTAGGCTTGATTAAAGCTGCTGAAAAATTTGATGAAACCAGAGGTTTTAAATTTATCTCATATGCTGTATGGTGGATTCGTCAGTCTATCCTTCAGGCATTGGCTGAGCAGTCACGTATTGTTCGTCTGCCATTGAATCAGGTCGGTTCTTTGAATAAAATCAGCAAGGCATTTTCTAAATTCGAGCAGGAAAACGAGCGTAAACCATCACCGGAAGAGCTTGCTGATGAATTGGATATCCCTGTGGATAAAATTTCGGATACCATGAAGGTTTCCGGTCGTCATATTTCGGTAGATGCTCCTTTCGTTGAAGGTGAAGATAACAGTCTGCTTGATGTATTGGTAAATGATGATTCTCCTATCGCTGACCGTTCTCTGATTAACGAATCGTTAGCAAAAGAGATTGACCGTGCCCTTTCTACTCTGACCGAACGTGAAAGTGATATAATCAAGATGTTCTTCGGTATCGGTATGCAGGAGATGACATTGGAAGAGATTGGTGATAAATTTGGTTTGACCCGTGAGCGTGTGCGTCAGATTAAAGAAAAAGCGATTCGTCGTTTGCGCCAAAGCTCACGCAGTAAATTGCTGAAAGGCTATTTAGGATAA
- a CDS encoding Do family serine endopeptidase, whose translation MRQNAKHWLGIVSVALLSSGVTLGAYSYMMKKERAFNSEGYSLPVSLASMNAAPAVPTDFTVAAENSVHAVVHIKATAMKKGYTMPSDPFFDFFFGERGQQQVQPQPQVGFGSGVIISSDGYIVTNNHVVEGSDELDVTLNNNRSYKAKLIGTDPATDIALIKIDEKDLPTIPFGDSENLKVGEWVLAVGNPFNLTSTVTAGIVSAKARQGIMPSNGSMKIESFIQTDAAVNPGNSGGALVNTKGELVGINTAIASQTGNYAGYSFAVPVTIVSKVVADIKQYGTVQRALLGVEMGTVTDEVVKKYDLHVNEGAFVSKVTERSAAMEAGIKEKDVIVAVNNTKIKSGSELQEQISRYRPGDKVKITVMRGKDEKDFSVTLRNKQGNTAVVKEAGTEVLGAAFKPLSAELKKQLGINSGVQVSDLSKGKFQEAGIRRGFVILKINDTKIESKEDVDKVASRVMSGNSGEQALFIVGVYPNGKTTYYAIDLSE comes from the coding sequence ATGAGACAGAATGCAAAACACTGGTTGGGCATAGTTTCAGTGGCCCTCCTCAGTTCGGGAGTAACATTGGGTGCATACTCTTACATGATGAAAAAGGAACGAGCTTTCAACAGCGAAGGGTACTCCTTGCCGGTAAGCTTAGCTTCCATGAATGCCGCTCCGGCTGTACCTACCGATTTTACGGTAGCAGCCGAAAATTCCGTACATGCCGTTGTTCACATCAAGGCAACAGCGATGAAGAAGGGATATACGATGCCTTCAGATCCTTTCTTTGATTTCTTTTTTGGCGAAAGAGGACAGCAGCAGGTGCAACCACAACCACAGGTCGGATTTGGCTCCGGCGTGATTATTTCATCTGATGGTTATATTGTGACCAACAATCACGTGGTAGAGGGTTCCGATGAACTTGATGTCACGTTGAACAACAACCGTTCGTATAAAGCGAAGCTGATCGGAACTGATCCGGCTACAGATATTGCCCTGATAAAGATTGATGAAAAAGATTTGCCAACGATTCCGTTTGGCGATTCAGAGAATCTGAAAGTCGGAGAATGGGTGCTTGCTGTAGGTAATCCCTTTAATCTGACTTCCACGGTGACGGCAGGTATTGTCAGCGCAAAAGCCAGACAAGGAATCATGCCTTCCAATGGTAGTATGAAGATTGAATCCTTTATCCAGACCGATGCTGCGGTAAATCCTGGAAACAGTGGTGGCGCTCTTGTAAATACGAAGGGTGAGCTAGTGGGTATCAACACTGCAATTGCGTCACAAACCGGTAATTATGCTGGCTACTCTTTTGCTGTCCCTGTGACTATTGTAAGTAAGGTCGTTGCTGATATTAAACAGTATGGAACCGTACAGCGTGCTTTACTGGGTGTGGAAATGGGAACCGTAACCGATGAAGTCGTAAAAAAATACGACCTGCATGTCAACGAAGGAGCTTTTGTTTCTAAAGTTACAGAACGAAGCGCAGCTATGGAGGCCGGAATCAAAGAGAAAGACGTAATTGTTGCGGTAAATAACACTAAGATTAAGAGCGGTTCTGAACTGCAGGAACAAATCAGCCGTTATCGTCCGGGTGATAAAGTGAAGATTACCGTAATGCGGGGTAAGGACGAAAAAGATTTCTCCGTGACACTACGTAATAAACAGGGAAATACGGCTGTTGTAAAAGAAGCCGGAACAGAAGTCCTGGGTGCTGCATTTAAACCGCTTTCTGCTGAATTGAAAAAGCAACTGGGCATAAATTCCGGAGTTCAGGTATCTGATTTGTCGAAAGGTAAATTTCAGGAGGCTGGAATCAGAAGAGGATTCGTGATTCTCAAAATTAATGATACCAAAATTGAAAGTAAGGAAGATGTGGATAAAGTTGCTTCGCGTGTAATGAGCGGAAACAGCGGTGAACAGGCGCTTTTCATCGTCGGTGTTTATCCGAATGGAAAAACTACCTATTATGCCATTGATTTGTCCGAATAA
- a CDS encoding acyltransferase, with the protein MANYFVHETAIIDAGCQIGPESRIWHFSHIMSDAIIGKRCNIGQNVFIASGVKIGNGVKIQNNVSLYSGVICEDDVFLGPSCVFTNVTNPRSFINRKEEFRTTYIEKGATIGANATIVCGNRIGAYALIGAGSVVTKDIPPYSLWTGNPARQCGWVSKNGHKLEFDAKGIAFCPETQEKYLLKNHQVSPVE; encoded by the coding sequence ATGGCGAATTACTTTGTTCATGAAACTGCAATCATTGATGCCGGTTGTCAAATCGGCCCCGAGAGCCGTATCTGGCATTTTTCCCATATCATGAGTGATGCTATCATCGGAAAAAGATGCAACATCGGCCAAAATGTCTTTATCGCGTCCGGGGTGAAAATCGGGAATGGCGTGAAGATCCAGAATAACGTGTCACTCTATTCCGGAGTGATTTGCGAAGATGATGTGTTTCTGGGACCTTCGTGCGTCTTTACCAACGTAACGAATCCGAGGAGTTTCATCAACCGGAAAGAAGAATTTCGCACCACGTACATTGAAAAAGGAGCTACCATCGGTGCCAATGCAACAATCGTTTGCGGTAACCGCATCGGAGCCTATGCGTTAATCGGGGCTGGAAGTGTGGTCACGAAAGATATTCCGCCATACTCACTCTGGACTGGTAATCCGGCCCGACAATGCGGCTGGGTAAGCAAAAACGGACACAAACTTGAATTTGACGCGAAAGGAATTGCCTTTTGCCCGGAAACGCAGGAAAAATATTTATTGAAGAACCATCAGGTGAGTCCGGTTGAATAA
- a CDS encoding tyrosine-protein phosphatase, protein MFGIFKSKKQTALQPIGFKTDVHAHILPGIDDGADNLEESLELIRSLKTLGIERVIATPHITEEVFPNEKKTIGEAYQQLRTALDAEGIQFDVKYSAEYRLDGNFLSHWERNDLIPFPKNFLLIENSYLQPYWRLEETIFELHLAGYKPILAHPERYTYYHNDFAVFDKLHALNCKFQVNILSLAGVYGKEVKKTALHLLNKGYINFLATDVHHMRHIKAMEEFLQTSEFEKISAKLNLLNDTL, encoded by the coding sequence ATGTTTGGAATTTTCAAAAGTAAAAAGCAAACCGCATTACAACCTATCGGATTCAAAACCGATGTGCATGCTCATATCCTGCCCGGCATTGACGATGGAGCCGATAACCTGGAAGAATCTCTGGAGCTCATCCGCAGCCTGAAGACGCTGGGCATAGAACGCGTCATTGCCACTCCGCATATCACAGAGGAGGTTTTTCCCAACGAGAAGAAGACGATTGGCGAAGCCTACCAGCAATTGCGTACGGCTCTTGATGCCGAGGGAATTCAGTTTGACGTAAAGTATTCAGCTGAATACCGTTTGGACGGCAATTTTCTGTCACATTGGGAAAGAAACGACCTGATTCCATTTCCCAAAAATTTTCTGTTGATTGAAAACTCCTATCTGCAACCCTACTGGAGATTGGAAGAGACAATATTTGAGCTGCATCTGGCCGGATATAAGCCGATACTGGCCCATCCGGAACGCTATACCTATTACCACAACGACTTTGCCGTCTTTGATAAATTGCACGCTTTGAATTGCAAATTCCAAGTGAATATCCTTTCGCTGGCGGGAGTATATGGTAAAGAGGTGAAGAAAACCGCCCTGCATTTGCTCAACAAAGGCTACATTAACTTCCTCGCAACTGATGTGCATCACATGCGGCATATCAAAGCAATGGAAGAATTCCTGCAAACGTCGGAGTTTGAAAAGATATCTGCAAAACTGAATCTACTGAACGATACCTTGTAA
- a CDS encoding MFS transporter: MLATLFSNDAFAVIHNKNFRYFLGYRFFMTMATLMQSVIVGWHIYFLTHNVLWLGFIGLVEVIPQISISLFAGHYIDLWDRKKIIRNTTFLLLLGALILSLYSIESFHAYDRLGIWPIFVTIFLTGLSRGILMPAHTALLGNLVDKSLYANAATWSSANWQVGAVMGPAIGGLIYGFVGIQAAYISVFVIYFISLLMISNIQAPKLVVEVKSGGENIFDRIREGVNFVMKSPELVGAFSLDMFAVLFGGAVAMLPVFASEVLRVGPQGLGFLRSCPAIGAIVMSFYLMFNPPMKHSGRLLLGAVLGFGLCMIGFALSKDFWLSSLLLIFSGVFDNVSVVIRGTITQLYTPDHMRGRVASVNSIFIGSSNELGSFESGVAAKLMGLIPSVVFGGAMTLLVVGVTAKVNPPLRRLWLKHKE, from the coding sequence ATGTTAGCAACACTCTTCTCCAACGACGCATTTGCCGTCATACACAATAAAAACTTCCGTTATTTTCTCGGCTACCGTTTCTTTATGACCATGGCCACGCTGATGCAGTCGGTCATTGTTGGCTGGCACATCTACTTCCTGACGCACAACGTCCTCTGGCTCGGCTTTATCGGGCTGGTGGAAGTCATTCCGCAGATTAGCATTTCGCTTTTTGCCGGTCACTACATCGACCTGTGGGACCGCAAAAAGATTATCCGCAATACCACTTTTCTGCTGTTGCTTGGGGCGTTGATTTTGTCTCTCTACAGCATTGAGAGCTTCCATGCCTATGACCGGTTGGGCATTTGGCCCATTTTCGTAACCATATTTCTTACTGGTCTTTCGCGCGGTATTCTGATGCCCGCCCATACTGCGTTGCTGGGAAATTTGGTGGATAAGTCGCTCTATGCCAATGCGGCTACCTGGAGTAGTGCCAACTGGCAGGTGGGAGCCGTAATGGGACCGGCAATTGGTGGTTTGATTTATGGCTTTGTCGGGATACAGGCGGCCTATATTTCCGTTTTTGTCATCTACTTTATCTCGCTTTTGATGATTTCCAACATTCAGGCGCCAAAACTGGTCGTTGAGGTAAAATCAGGCGGGGAAAATATTTTCGATCGCATACGTGAAGGGGTAAACTTTGTGATGAAAAGCCCGGAATTGGTGGGCGCTTTCTCGCTCGATATGTTTGCCGTACTGTTTGGTGGAGCGGTCGCGATGTTGCCTGTGTTTGCCTCGGAAGTGTTACGTGTTGGGCCGCAGGGACTGGGCTTTTTGCGCTCCTGTCCGGCAATCGGCGCCATCGTGATGTCGTTTTATCTGATGTTTAATCCGCCGATGAAACATAGCGGCCGATTGTTGCTCGGAGCCGTACTGGGCTTTGGTTTGTGCATGATTGGATTTGCCCTGTCGAAAGATTTCTGGTTATCCTCCTTGTTGCTAATCTTCAGTGGCGTATTTGATAATGTCAGTGTGGTTATCCGAGGAACCATTACCCAACTCTATACCCCCGATCACATGCGCGGGAGGGTAGCTTCGGTCAATAGTATCTTCATCGGTTCGTCCAATGAACTGGGTTCCTTTGAATCAGGCGTTGCTGCCAAGCTGATGGGCTTGATTCCGTCCGTTGTGTTTGGTGGTGCAATGACGTTGCTGGTCGTTGGTGTAACCGCTAAAGTCAATCCTCCGTTAAGACGGTTATGGCTGAAGCATAAAGAATAA
- a CDS encoding BT0820 family HAD-type phosphatase codes for MIIAVDFDGTIVEHEYPRIGAPIPFATDTLLQLQRDGHQLILWTVREGELLQEAVDYCRGFGVDFYAINQSFPGERPEEKPSRKLTADLFIDDRNLGGLPDWGQIYHMIKHDRMFEPFDSSVMLMSRNNNRSKNIFLIIGEAIDRIKNGEAAR; via the coding sequence ATGATTATAGCTGTAGATTTCGATGGTACAATCGTCGAGCACGAATATCCTCGCATTGGGGCGCCGATTCCCTTTGCGACCGATACTTTGCTGCAATTGCAGCGCGATGGGCATCAACTCATCCTTTGGACTGTACGTGAAGGAGAATTGCTACAGGAAGCGGTGGATTACTGCCGGGGATTTGGTGTTGATTTTTACGCCATTAATCAATCTTTTCCGGGAGAAAGACCGGAGGAAAAGCCTTCCCGCAAACTGACAGCCGATCTTTTTATCGATGATCGTAATCTCGGAGGATTACCCGATTGGGGGCAGATATATCACATGATTAAGCACGACCGGATGTTTGAACCATTCGACTCATCGGTCATGTTGATGAGCCGAAATAATAACCGCAGTAAAAATATTTTCCTGATTATCGGTGAGGCCATTGATCGCATTAAAAATGGCGAAGCCGCCCGATAA
- the recR gene encoding recombination mediator RecR: protein MEYPSTILENAVNEFAKLPGVGKKTALRLVLYLLRQKPEVPVGIGSALIDLQNINYCKVCHNISDTDVCALCADPRRDASTVCVVENIRELMAVENTMQYRGVYHVLGGIISPMEGVGPADLQIESLVERVSKGDVKEIILALSTTMEGDTTNFYIFRKLAGIDVKITVLARGVAIGDELEYADEVTLGRSIINRTLFNEAFKI, encoded by the coding sequence ATGGAATACCCTTCTACGATATTAGAAAATGCCGTCAATGAATTTGCCAAACTACCCGGTGTAGGAAAGAAGACAGCCCTGAGGCTGGTGCTTTACCTGCTTCGCCAAAAGCCGGAAGTGCCGGTGGGTATTGGGTCTGCTTTGATTGATCTTCAAAACATCAATTACTGCAAAGTTTGCCACAATATTTCCGATACGGATGTCTGCGCCCTGTGTGCTGACCCACGCCGCGATGCCTCTACCGTATGTGTCGTGGAGAATATCCGGGAACTGATGGCGGTGGAGAATACCATGCAGTACCGGGGTGTTTATCACGTGCTGGGCGGCATTATATCTCCGATGGAGGGTGTCGGTCCTGCCGATTTACAAATAGAGAGCTTGGTGGAACGTGTGTCAAAAGGGGATGTGAAGGAAATAATCCTTGCCCTCAGTACAACAATGGAAGGGGACACTACCAACTTCTATATTTTCAGAAAACTGGCCGGCATTGATGTGAAAATCACTGTGCTGGCCCGAGGCGTGGCTATCGGCGACGAACTGGAGTATGCCGATGAAGTGACGCTGGGACGTTCTATTATCAACCGAACCTTATTTAACGAAGCATTCAAAATATGA